From Anopheles darlingi chromosome 2, idAnoDarlMG_H_01, whole genome shotgun sequence, the proteins below share one genomic window:
- the LOC125960055 gene encoding phosphopentomutase, whose product MEYDSGSAELNEQIAKWLQWDQNEKTREEIRTLADQQEWEVLRGRLLQRLTFGTAGLRGVMQGGFNAMNDLVVIQSAQGLAKYLLKCYPTAEERSRGIVLGYDGRYNSKRFAELSACVFLNENIPVWLYSRTVATPFVPFAVLELKCLAGIMVTASHNPKEDNGYKVYWTNSAQIIPPHDKNIQTEILENLEPLASSWNLDLLLSDQLRDPYDQMVELYFRKLQANVPQTFIRDYNTGSTSRFVYSAMHGVGYPFVQKAFECANLAAVIPVPEQRDPDPEFRTVKFPNPEEGKSSLVLSMRLANETGCDVILANDPDADRLACAEKDAKSEWRVFSGNELGALLAWWSIRCYREQYPDRSLSDCYLIASTVSSKMCRSIANVEGLHFIETLTGFKWMGNKSVELLSQGKTVLFAFEEAIGFMFSPTVLDKDGVSAACHLATMACYLRATSNQSLADKLNELYDIYGFHCTIASYHFCYEPPVIERIFKRIRNMAPGDGVPKDASYPQAIANGRFKIADVRDLTTGYDSAQPDGLAVLPTSSSSQMVTFSFENGAVITLRTSGTEPKIKYYAEMCAQPGQRDWAGSRATLREMVDAIVEELLQPKENNLTPRSD is encoded by the exons ATGGAGTACGATTCCGGTTCCGCCGAGCTGAACGAACAGATCGCCAAATGGTTGCAATGGGATCAG aATGAAAAAACGCGCGAAGAGATACGAACTCTCGCGGATCAGCAAGAATGGGAGGTACTCCGTGGAAGATTGCTGCAACGGCTTACCTTCGGTACGGCCGGCTTGCGTGGTGTGATGCAGGGTGGGTTCAACGCAATGAACGATCTGGTGGTCATCCAGTCGGCGCAAGGGTTGGCCAAGTATCTGCTCAAGTGCTACCCAACGGCCGAGGAGCGGTCGCGTGGCATTGTGCTGGGCTACGATGGACGGTACAACAGTAAACG ATTTGCCGAgttgagtgcgtgcgtgtttctGAATGAAAATATTCCGGTCTGGTTGTACAGCCGCACGGTGGCTACGCCATTTGTACCGTTTGCCGTCTTGGAGCTGAAGTGTTTGGCCGGCATCATGGTGACCGCTTCTCATAATCCGAAGGAGGACAATGGATACAAGGTGTATTGGACTAACAGTGCCCAGATCATCCCGCCACACgacaaaaacatacaaacggAGATTCTGGAAAACCTCGA ACCACTCGCTTCATCATGGAACCTCGATCTGTTGCTATCGGACCAGCTGCGTGACCCATATGACCAGATGGTAGAGCTGTACTTCCGCAAACTTCAGGCGAACGTACCGCAGACGTTCATCCGCGACTACAACACAGGCAGCACGTCACGCTTCGTGTACTCGGCGATGCACGGCGTCGGCTACCCGTTCGTACAGAAAGCCTTCGAGTGTGCCAATCTTGCCGCGGTCATCCCGGTACCCGAACAGCGTGATCCAGATCCCGAATTCCGCACGGTCAAGTTCCCCAACCCGGAAGAGGGCAAATCGAGCTTGGTGCTGTCGATGCGACTGGCAAACGAAACCGGATGCGACGTGATACTGGCTAACGATCCGGACGCCGATCGGTTGGCCTGCGCCGAAAAGGATGCCAA AAGTGAGTGGCGTGTTTTCAGTGGCAACGAGCTGGGCGCACTGCTGGCCTGGTGGTCCATCCGTTGCTACCGAGAGCAGTATCCGGATCGGAGTCTATCTGATTGCTATCTGATTGCTAGCACGGTGAGCAGCAAGATGTGCCGATCCATTGCGAATGTCGAAGGGCTCCACTTCATCGAAACGCTGACCGGATTCAAGTGGATGG GCAATAAATCGGTTGAGCTGCTGTCGCAAGGCAAAACGGTCCTGTTTGCGTTCGAAGAAGCCatcggttttatgttttccccgACCGTACTCGACAAGGATGGCGTCAGCGCGGCGTGCCATCTTGCGACGATGGCTTGCTATCTGCGAGCCACCTCTAACCAGTCGCTGGCGGACAAGCTGAATGAACTATACGACATCTACGGATTCCACTGCACGATCGCATCGTATCATTTCTGCTACGAACCACCCGTCATCGAGCGCATCTTCAAACGCATTCGCAACATGGCACCAGGCGATGGAGTTCCCAAAGATGCTTCCTACCCACAGGCCATCGCCAATGGACGATTTAAGATAGCAGACGTACGCGATCTAACCACCGGGTACGATTCAGCGCAACCGGACGGTCTTGCCGTCttgccgaccagcagcagctcacagATGGTGACGTTTTCATTCGAAAACGGTGCCGTAATAACGTTGCGAACGTCCGGAACGGAACCTAAAATCAAGTATTACGCTGAAATGTGTGCTCAGCCAGGACAACG